The sequence CGCCCCGAAGTCCGCGAAGTTCGTCGATGTCTCCGATGCGATTATGAAAGCGCGCCTCGTGAAGGACGCTCGCGAGGTCGAGATGATCCAGCGCGCCTGCAGCATCGCCTCGCGCTCCTTCGAGGAGATCCTCCCCTTCATTCCGGGAGGCGTGACGGAGGCGGAGGTCGCCGCGGAGCTCGCCTACCGGATGCAGAAGAACGGCGCCTCGGGGCCCTCGTTCCACACGATCGTCGGCTCGGGACCGAACGGCGCGGAGCCTCACTACACCGCCGGCCCGCGGAAGGTCCAGGAAGGCGACATGATCGTGATCGATTTCGGCGCGATGTATCGCAAGTATTGCTCGGACATCACCCGCACGGTCGTCGTCGGCAAGGCGTCGGAGGAGCAGAAGCTCATGCACGACACGGTCGCGCGCGCGCACGCGGCCGCGTTCGCCCGGATGAAGCCCGGCGTGCGCGGGAAGTCGGTCGATGCGGCGGCCCGCACGGTCATCGACCGGACGAAGTACAAAGGGCGTTTCATCCATGGGCTCGGCCATTCCGTCGGCCTGGCGGTCCACGACGGCGCGGGGCTGAACTCCGCGAGCGAGATCACCCTCAAGCCGAACATGGTCTTCACCGATGAGCCGGGCGTCTACGTCCCGGGATTCGGCGGCGTCCGGATCGAAGACGATGTCCTCGTGACGCCGAAAGGCCCTCACTACCTGAGCGACGCGCCCCGGGAACTGCTCGAGCTCTGAGGCGCCCCTCACGGCGCGCCGTCGGCCATCTCTCGCGCGAGGAGGCTCATGCGGACGACGTTCACGAAGCCGCCGTCTTTGTAGATGTCTTCGCGGTGCACGCCTTCCCGTTGGAATCCGATCTTCTCGTACGTGTGGATCGCGCGGGCGTTGTACTCGAGCACCTCGAGGGAAACCTTGTTCATCCCGAGCACGCCGAACGCGTGGCGCAGGGCGACCC is a genomic window of Thermoplasmata archaeon containing:
- a CDS encoding Xaa-Pro peptidase family protein; translation: MRERVKQIYRNVRDGVDLIVLLNSTEPQIDISFFYATGLTDGLFEGCAAWLTPDGRCEITTSALEEEAAKKGGLPIEVFRTRDDSAKLLRARLRGHRKVGINAAELTHAAFERLRKLAPKSAKFVDVSDAIMKARLVKDAREVEMIQRACSIASRSFEEILPFIPGGVTEAEVAAELAYRMQKNGASGPSFHTIVGSGPNGAEPHYTAGPRKVQEGDMIVIDFGAMYRKYCSDITRTVVVGKASEEQKLMHDTVARAHAAAFARMKPGVRGKSVDAAARTVIDRTKYKGRFIHGLGHSVGLAVHDGAGLNSASEITLKPNMVFTDEPGVYVPGFGGVRIEDDVLVTPKGPHYLSDAPRELLEL